A single Cnuibacter physcomitrellae DNA region contains:
- a CDS encoding M15 family metallopeptidase has translation MSRARERERRRMYRRRRLVAALAAVGSLGVLAGVVVTVLLVTGVIGGGAAPVASDLASSATASASPTPEASTMPEPTPTPTPTPTPELTEPPAPPAFDRTAQSLDDPLSTWVVVNKLRPIQDGADFVPPDLVDLPADMPNPNGYQMRAEAAASLEQMFQAALGEIGVQLVAQSGYRSYSVQVRAYQYYVDQLGVAGADLTSARPGFSEHQTGLAMDILDTVSGCSTDGLCFANTAAGQWLAQNGWRFGWILRYPADKTQVTGYEYEPWHFRYVGVPLATEMHATGVETLEEFFGLPAAPGYAG, from the coding sequence GTGTCGAGGGCGAGGGAACGGGAGCGGAGGCGGATGTACCGCCGTCGTCGTCTCGTCGCCGCTCTCGCCGCGGTCGGATCCCTCGGCGTCCTGGCGGGCGTCGTGGTCACCGTCCTCCTCGTCACCGGTGTGATCGGAGGAGGAGCCGCCCCCGTCGCCTCCGATCTCGCGTCCTCCGCCACCGCATCCGCATCCCCCACCCCGGAGGCGAGCACCATGCCGGAGCCCACGCCCACGCCCACCCCGACCCCGACGCCCGAGCTGACCGAGCCGCCGGCGCCGCCCGCGTTCGACCGCACGGCGCAGTCGCTCGACGACCCGCTGAGCACCTGGGTCGTGGTCAACAAGCTGCGCCCCATCCAGGACGGCGCCGACTTCGTCCCCCCGGACCTCGTCGACCTCCCGGCGGACATGCCGAACCCGAACGGCTATCAGATGCGCGCCGAGGCGGCGGCCTCGCTCGAGCAGATGTTCCAGGCGGCCCTCGGCGAGATCGGTGTGCAGCTCGTGGCCCAGAGCGGCTACCGCTCCTACAGCGTGCAGGTGCGCGCCTACCAGTACTACGTCGACCAGCTCGGCGTCGCGGGCGCCGACCTCACCTCCGCCCGACCCGGCTTCAGTGAGCACCAGACCGGCCTCGCCATGGACATCCTCGACACCGTGAGCGGCTGCTCGACGGACGGGCTCTGCTTCGCGAACACCGCGGCGGGGCAGTGGCTGGCGCAGAACGGCTGGCGATTCGGCTGGATCCTCCGCTACCCGGCCGACAAGACCCAGGTGACGGGCTACGAGTACGAGCCGTGGCACTTCCGGTACGTCGGCGTGCCCTTGGCGACCGAGATGCACGCGACGGGCGTCGAGACCCTGGAGGAGTTCTTCGGGCTCCCCGCCGCCCCCGGTTACGCAGGCTGA
- a CDS encoding vWA domain-containing protein encodes MARQKDRTRFRRYEGGDPLAPPVDLAEALDAIGAEVMAGSSPERAMREFLRRGGRDRRGLDDLARRVAEKRRELLQKHDLSGTMQQVKELLDRAVLEERNQLVRDVDLDDTDRAFSQMRLDSLPPSTAAAVSELRDYQWASSQARQDYEEIKDLLGREMLDQRFAGMKQALENATDEDRAAIDAMLSDLNDLLEKHQRGDDTPEDFDRFMAEHGQYFPEDPKDVDELLDALAARAAAGQRMLNSMSAEQRAELAQLSAQAFGSPQLMQSLDRLDSNLRSLRPGEDWSGSEGFSGDEGLGLGDGTGALQDLADLDALAEQLAQSHDASRLDDVDLDAVARQLGDDAAVDARTLRNLERALRENGTLRRDADGALKLSPRAMRQLGRSILRDVATRMSGRQGQRDTRNAGASGELSGATRAWEFGDTQPWDIPRTVLNGVRRRLGTGGADASGRLIAIDDIDVAETEARTQAAVALLVDTSFSMAMDGRWVPMKRTALALHTLIRSRFRGDHLQLIGFGRHAQVMDIEELTGLDAMWDKGTNLHHALLLANRHFRKHPNAQPVLLIVTDGEPTSHLEPDGSVFFDYPPHPLTIEKAVRELDASMRLGAQTTIFRLGFDPGLTRFVDAMARRVGGRVVAPELDDLGAAVVGSYLGSRGRGAGGGAGASFDEWPGSPGLWTG; translated from the coding sequence ATGGCTAGGCAGAAGGACCGCACGCGGTTCCGCCGCTACGAGGGCGGCGATCCGCTCGCGCCCCCGGTCGACCTCGCCGAGGCTCTCGACGCGATCGGCGCCGAGGTCATGGCGGGATCGTCGCCCGAGCGGGCGATGCGCGAGTTCCTCCGTCGAGGCGGCCGCGACCGGCGCGGGCTCGACGACCTCGCCCGACGCGTGGCGGAGAAGCGCCGCGAGCTGCTGCAGAAGCACGACCTGAGCGGCACGATGCAGCAGGTGAAGGAGCTCCTCGACCGCGCCGTGCTCGAGGAGCGCAACCAGCTCGTCCGCGACGTCGACCTCGACGACACCGACCGCGCGTTCTCGCAGATGCGCCTCGACAGCCTGCCGCCCTCCACCGCGGCGGCGGTGAGCGAGCTGCGCGACTACCAGTGGGCGTCCTCCCAGGCCAGGCAGGACTACGAGGAGATCAAGGACCTCCTCGGCCGCGAGATGCTCGACCAGCGCTTCGCCGGCATGAAGCAGGCCCTCGAGAACGCGACCGACGAGGACCGCGCCGCGATCGACGCCATGCTCTCCGACCTCAACGACCTGCTCGAGAAGCACCAGCGCGGCGACGACACCCCCGAGGACTTCGACCGCTTCATGGCGGAGCACGGGCAGTACTTCCCGGAGGACCCGAAGGACGTCGACGAGCTGCTCGACGCGCTCGCCGCCCGGGCCGCCGCCGGCCAGCGGATGCTCAACTCGATGTCGGCCGAGCAGCGCGCCGAGCTCGCCCAGCTCTCGGCCCAGGCGTTCGGCTCCCCGCAGCTGATGCAGTCGCTCGACAGGCTCGACTCGAACCTCCGCTCCCTCCGCCCCGGTGAGGACTGGTCGGGATCGGAGGGCTTCTCCGGCGACGAGGGCCTGGGGCTCGGCGACGGCACGGGCGCCCTGCAGGACCTGGCCGACCTCGATGCCCTCGCCGAGCAGCTCGCGCAGTCGCACGACGCCTCCCGCCTCGACGACGTCGACCTCGACGCGGTCGCGCGCCAGCTCGGCGATGACGCCGCCGTCGACGCCCGCACCCTGCGCAACCTCGAGCGGGCGCTGCGCGAGAACGGCACCCTCCGCCGTGATGCCGACGGCGCGCTGAAGCTCAGTCCGCGGGCGATGCGCCAGCTCGGCCGCTCGATCCTGCGCGACGTCGCGACCCGCATGTCGGGCCGCCAGGGCCAGCGCGACACCCGCAACGCCGGGGCGTCGGGCGAGCTCTCGGGCGCGACCCGCGCGTGGGAGTTCGGCGACACCCAGCCGTGGGACATCCCCCGCACCGTGCTCAACGGGGTCCGCCGTCGGCTGGGTACCGGCGGGGCGGATGCGTCGGGACGCCTCATCGCGATCGACGACATCGACGTCGCGGAGACCGAGGCGCGCACGCAGGCGGCGGTGGCGCTCCTCGTCGACACCTCGTTCTCGATGGCGATGGACGGCCGCTGGGTGCCGATGAAGAGGACGGCGCTCGCGCTGCACACGCTCATCCGCTCGCGCTTCCGCGGCGACCACCTGCAGCTGATCGGCTTCGGCCGGCATGCCCAGGTGATGGACATCGAGGAGCTCACCGGCCTCGATGCGATGTGGGACAAGGGCACGAACCTCCACCACGCGCTGCTGCTGGCCAACCGGCACTTCCGCAAGCATCCGAACGCGCAGCCCGTGCTGCTCATCGTCACCGACGGCGAGCCCACCTCGCACCTCGAGCCCGACGGGTCGGTGTTCTTCGACTACCCGCCGCATCCGCTCACCATCGAGAAGGCGGTGCGCGAGCTCGACGCCTCGATGCGCCTCGGCGCGCAGACGACGATCTTCCGTCTCGGCTTCGATCCGGGCCTCACCCGCTTCGTCGACGCCATGGCCCGGCGGGTGGGCGGCCGCGTGGTCGCCCCCGAGCTCGACGACCTCGGCGCCGCCGTGGTCGGCTCCTACCTCGGCAGCCGCGGCCGCGGCGCCGGAGGCGGCGCCGGCGCCTCCTTCGACGAGTGGCCCGGCTCCCCCGGCCTCTGGACCGGCTGA
- a CDS encoding Ig-like domain-containing protein: MRLFETIRHHKAATATVATTAAVAIGVTTMAFVYQGVTTADVELNDGGVWVTKPSALLVGHLNAQAQVLDGGTKMGSSSFDILQSGDTVLSVDTATATLTTIDPVTVTLGNPVTLPASATVSLGDQTVAVVEGESGLLWAMPASQAPNFLADPDNPTYSLGSGGTATVGVDGVVHGLDRSTGQLVDIPTLDNGQPGDPVTHALPAIPENAQLTLTAVGSKGVLFDSATGTVVTDSGSTIEVPDAQGGVVQKPGPDSDVVLIATGTSLIEQPLGGGDPVVVDAGKPGTATAPVSLGGCAYAAWAGSGAYVRDCAGEENDVAQQIEGISANAQLTFRVNRNVVVLNDLSTGTVWLVDQDMKKVDNWDDIAPPPDETQTNEEDDSTQEELQVLLPERSEQNNPPVAQDDQFGVRPGRTVILPVIDNDSDPDGDLLTATVDGGGDLAIGRVERILNGAALQIVVKDDASGNATFTYTVDDGRGGTDSATVTLSAKAPGENDAPSQKRVPTVLAELGATVTYNALPDWIDPDGDDLFVRSAVAQGANQVQFTPDGKITFTSLDPDPGRKDITVTVSDGKADTEGTIHVEVRDAGSLGPVTNNDLVVAKAGEPVTVSPLQNDSSPSGAPLRLAKVNEVPGATILPDYTTGTFSFTAPAAGQYYTEYLVTNGPKSASGLIRIVVEPADDTDEPPVAVQDRALLPVGRSTLVNVLANDTDPNGKILGVQSVNVPEDSGISVEVLEHETLRVTDTAGRGTPVTFTYTVTNGTKSAVGEVFVLPIAPPDRLRPPVATDDEVTVRAGDVTTISVLSNDYHPDGDTISLSPTLVEPLIDPADGDLFVDQDTLRFKAGPNPKTVYATYEVVDSQGQKDAGYVTIHILAADGQNSPPRPQDVTVRALQGTTVRIPIPLNGIDPDGDSVTLVGQDAAPAKGRITEVGEAWLVYEAYPDAVGTDTFTYKVRDHLGATATASVLVGIIPSGSANQRPYAQKDTVSVRPGRTVAVDVMANDSDPDGDPIAIRENGLGAPDGVTASVAGGRVLVQAPQEPGDYPITYTIVDQYGATAVGNLVVTVSPDATLLSPIARDDTVPIADMVDRTFVDVNVRENDDDPDGTIEALQVGSADPSATPQPDGLLRIDLLPTAQIVTYTITDQDGLTASAFVFVPGLDSLPPTLKPGIEPIEVNSGENIQLNLADYVLVAEGKTPRITQTDRVSASHNDGSALVAGDATLSYTSAAGYYGPDAISFEVTDGTGPDDPQGKKAVLVLPISVVSTTNISPTFLGTTIDVAPGEDASAPFNLRTISRDPDEGDLEKLQYSVQGQLPQGISVDIDGQNLTARAAGNAAQGPNQVTIQVTDGTSQPTTGTLTVNVLTSTRPLPSATDDVVPQTNQGQTVNVDVLANDFNPYPENPLTIISSTVETGNGSSSVNGSQVAVTPAADFVGTMVVRYRIQDTTGDPNRQADGRIRLTVQGRPDTIGTPGVTSIQDQTVVLSWTPPINNGAEIQYYTVSSNQGFSQQCASTTCTLSGLTNNVEYTFTVTATNSVGTSDPSPASAPARPDAKPDQPQPPTLTFGDKAVTVNWVTPPTHGSPVESYNLEISPAPARGAISKTGVTGNSVVWEGLENGTAYQVRVQAVNRAPDPSDWSGWSTAEIPAGKPGVPGTPSVSRADSVGSQVQMTVSWGAADANGDAVKSYDLNVYQGGSLVNTVTTTATTQNVSVATSETDYTFSVTATNKAGTSDPSAQSAPRRAFTPPEAPRLTNASEGDGQITNITYTPGSLNGARSNEVTYQYRLNGGGWNNLGASGSSVPAPNNGTYSIDLRAVTSADGSTYGSGASNAIGNLRPYGPPGAPSVSGNGGAQSVSFSWTAPGPNGRDIVGSRYRINGGGWNAAGPNGNVSAGNDYDQSFTIDVQVQDSNGTWSDTRSASASTDPRPQPKVYISRGGSCSSQSPPPTGSSGVKNCYMIRVTTEGWTGGGNVTCSWASSAGGYTESVPKNGSKQTLWWSEDTPGTQYSLEHHAGNIQCDGVQAQARR; the protein is encoded by the coding sequence GTGAGGCTGTTCGAGACCATCCGCCACCACAAGGCGGCGACCGCGACCGTGGCGACGACCGCCGCCGTCGCGATCGGGGTCACGACGATGGCGTTCGTCTACCAGGGCGTCACCACGGCCGACGTCGAGCTGAACGACGGCGGCGTCTGGGTGACGAAGCCCTCGGCGCTCCTCGTGGGCCACCTCAACGCGCAGGCGCAGGTGCTCGACGGCGGCACGAAGATGGGGTCGAGCTCGTTCGACATCCTCCAGTCGGGCGACACGGTCCTGAGCGTGGACACCGCGACCGCCACGCTGACGACCATCGACCCGGTCACCGTGACCCTGGGCAACCCCGTCACCCTGCCGGCGAGCGCGACCGTCAGCCTCGGCGACCAGACCGTCGCCGTCGTGGAGGGCGAGTCCGGACTGCTGTGGGCGATGCCCGCGTCGCAGGCGCCGAACTTCCTCGCCGATCCCGACAACCCCACCTACTCCCTCGGCTCGGGCGGCACCGCGACGGTGGGGGTCGACGGTGTGGTCCACGGTCTCGACCGCAGCACCGGGCAGCTCGTCGACATCCCGACGCTCGACAACGGCCAGCCCGGCGACCCCGTCACGCACGCTCTGCCCGCGATCCCGGAGAACGCGCAGCTCACGCTGACCGCGGTGGGGTCCAAGGGCGTGCTGTTCGACAGCGCCACCGGGACCGTGGTGACCGACTCGGGGTCCACGATCGAGGTCCCGGATGCTCAGGGCGGCGTGGTGCAGAAGCCCGGCCCGGACTCCGACGTGGTGCTCATCGCGACCGGGACGTCCCTCATCGAGCAGCCCCTGGGCGGGGGCGACCCCGTCGTCGTCGACGCGGGCAAGCCCGGCACCGCCACCGCTCCGGTGAGCCTGGGCGGCTGCGCCTACGCCGCATGGGCCGGGTCGGGGGCGTACGTCCGCGACTGCGCGGGCGAGGAGAACGACGTCGCGCAGCAGATCGAGGGGATCTCCGCGAACGCGCAGCTCACCTTCCGCGTCAATCGCAACGTCGTCGTGCTGAACGACCTCTCCACCGGCACCGTGTGGCTGGTCGATCAGGACATGAAGAAGGTCGACAACTGGGACGACATCGCGCCGCCGCCGGATGAGACGCAGACCAACGAGGAGGACGACTCCACCCAGGAGGAGCTGCAGGTCCTCCTGCCCGAGCGCAGCGAGCAGAACAACCCGCCTGTGGCGCAGGACGACCAGTTCGGGGTGCGCCCGGGTCGGACCGTGATCCTCCCGGTGATCGACAACGACTCCGACCCGGACGGCGACCTGCTCACCGCGACCGTCGACGGCGGCGGCGACCTGGCCATCGGCCGGGTGGAGCGGATCCTCAACGGCGCGGCCCTCCAGATCGTGGTGAAGGATGACGCATCGGGGAACGCCACCTTCACCTACACGGTCGACGACGGCCGCGGCGGCACCGACTCCGCGACGGTCACCCTGTCGGCGAAGGCGCCGGGCGAGAACGACGCGCCCAGCCAGAAGCGCGTGCCGACCGTCCTCGCCGAGCTGGGCGCGACGGTCACCTACAACGCGCTGCCCGACTGGATCGACCCCGACGGCGACGACCTGTTCGTGCGCTCCGCGGTCGCTCAGGGCGCCAACCAGGTGCAGTTCACCCCCGACGGGAAGATCACCTTCACCAGCCTCGACCCGGACCCGGGCCGCAAGGACATCACGGTCACCGTCTCCGACGGGAAGGCCGACACCGAGGGCACCATCCACGTGGAGGTCCGCGACGCCGGGAGCCTGGGCCCGGTCACGAACAACGACCTGGTGGTCGCCAAGGCGGGCGAGCCCGTGACGGTCTCGCCCCTGCAGAACGACTCCAGCCCGAGCGGCGCACCGCTCCGCCTGGCCAAGGTGAACGAGGTGCCGGGCGCCACCATCCTCCCGGACTACACCACCGGCACCTTCTCGTTCACGGCGCCCGCCGCCGGCCAGTACTACACGGAGTACCTCGTCACGAACGGGCCGAAGTCGGCCTCGGGCCTGATCCGCATCGTGGTCGAGCCCGCCGACGACACCGACGAGCCGCCGGTGGCCGTGCAGGACCGCGCCCTCCTCCCGGTCGGCCGCTCCACGCTCGTGAACGTCCTCGCCAACGACACCGATCCCAACGGGAAGATCCTCGGCGTGCAGTCCGTGAACGTGCCGGAGGACTCCGGCATCTCGGTCGAGGTCCTCGAGCACGAGACGCTCCGGGTCACCGACACCGCGGGCAGGGGCACGCCGGTGACGTTCACGTACACCGTCACCAACGGCACGAAGTCGGCGGTCGGCGAGGTGTTCGTGCTGCCGATCGCACCCCCGGACCGGCTGCGACCGCCGGTCGCGACCGACGATGAGGTCACGGTGCGCGCCGGCGACGTCACGACGATCAGCGTCCTGTCCAACGACTACCACCCGGACGGCGACACGATCTCGCTCTCGCCGACGCTCGTGGAGCCGCTGATCGACCCGGCCGACGGCGACCTGTTCGTCGACCAGGACACCCTCCGCTTCAAGGCGGGTCCGAACCCGAAGACCGTCTACGCCACCTACGAGGTCGTCGACAGCCAGGGCCAGAAGGACGCCGGGTACGTCACCATCCACATCCTCGCCGCCGACGGGCAGAACTCTCCCCCGCGGCCGCAGGACGTGACCGTCCGTGCGCTGCAGGGCACGACCGTCCGCATCCCGATCCCGCTGAACGGCATCGACCCCGACGGCGACTCGGTCACCCTGGTGGGCCAGGACGCGGCACCCGCCAAGGGCCGGATCACCGAGGTCGGCGAGGCCTGGCTGGTGTACGAGGCGTACCCGGATGCGGTGGGCACCGACACCTTCACCTACAAGGTCCGCGACCACCTCGGCGCCACCGCCACTGCCTCGGTCCTCGTCGGCATCATCCCCTCGGGGAGCGCGAACCAGCGCCCGTACGCGCAGAAGGACACCGTCTCGGTGCGTCCCGGACGCACGGTCGCGGTCGACGTGATGGCCAACGACTCGGACCCCGACGGCGACCCGATCGCCATCCGCGAGAACGGGCTCGGGGCGCCCGACGGGGTCACCGCGTCGGTCGCCGGAGGCCGTGTGCTCGTCCAGGCTCCGCAGGAGCCGGGCGACTACCCGATCACCTACACGATCGTGGACCAGTACGGCGCCACGGCGGTGGGGAACCTCGTCGTGACCGTCAGCCCGGATGCGACGCTCCTCAGCCCGATCGCCCGCGACGACACGGTCCCGATCGCCGACATGGTCGACCGCACGTTCGTCGACGTCAACGTCCGCGAGAACGACGACGACCCGGACGGCACCATCGAGGCCCTCCAGGTGGGCTCGGCCGACCCGTCGGCCACCCCGCAGCCCGACGGCCTGCTGCGGATCGACCTGCTGCCCACCGCGCAGATCGTCACCTACACGATCACGGACCAGGACGGGTTGACCGCCTCGGCGTTCGTCTTCGTGCCCGGCCTCGACTCGCTCCCCCCGACCCTCAAGCCCGGGATCGAGCCGATCGAGGTGAACAGCGGCGAGAACATCCAGCTGAACCTCGCCGACTACGTGCTCGTGGCGGAGGGCAAGACCCCGCGGATCACGCAGACCGACCGGGTCTCGGCCTCGCACAACGACGGCTCGGCCCTGGTGGCCGGCGACGCGACGCTCTCCTACACGTCCGCCGCGGGCTACTACGGCCCGGATGCGATCAGCTTCGAGGTCACCGACGGCACCGGTCCGGATGACCCCCAGGGCAAGAAGGCCGTGCTCGTGCTGCCGATCTCGGTGGTGTCGACGACCAACATCTCGCCGACCTTCCTCGGCACCACGATCGACGTGGCGCCGGGTGAGGACGCTTCCGCGCCCTTCAACCTGCGGACCATCTCCCGCGACCCCGATGAGGGCGACCTCGAGAAGCTGCAGTACTCGGTGCAGGGCCAGCTGCCCCAGGGCATCTCGGTCGACATCGACGGCCAGAACCTCACGGCCCGCGCGGCGGGGAACGCCGCCCAGGGGCCGAACCAGGTGACCATCCAGGTCACCGACGGCACGAGCCAGCCGACGACCGGCACCCTCACCGTGAACGTGCTGACCTCGACGCGCCCGCTGCCCTCGGCGACGGACGACGTCGTCCCGCAGACCAACCAGGGCCAGACGGTGAACGTCGACGTGCTCGCCAACGACTTCAACCCGTATCCGGAGAACCCCCTCACGATCATCTCGAGCACGGTCGAGACGGGGAACGGGAGCTCGAGCGTGAACGGCTCGCAGGTCGCGGTGACACCGGCGGCCGACTTCGTGGGGACGATGGTGGTGCGCTACCGGATCCAGGACACGACGGGCGATCCGAACCGGCAGGCCGACGGCCGCATCCGGCTCACGGTGCAGGGCCGCCCGGACACGATCGGGACCCCCGGGGTGACGAGCATCCAGGACCAGACCGTGGTGCTGTCGTGGACTCCGCCGATCAACAACGGCGCGGAGATCCAGTACTACACGGTCTCGTCGAACCAGGGCTTCAGCCAGCAGTGCGCCTCGACGACGTGCACGCTCTCGGGCCTGACGAACAACGTCGAGTACACGTTCACGGTCACGGCCACGAACTCCGTGGGCACGAGCGACCCGTCGCCGGCGTCGGCGCCCGCGCGTCCTGATGCGAAGCCGGACCAGCCTCAGCCGCCGACCCTGACGTTCGGCGACAAGGCCGTGACGGTGAACTGGGTGACGCCGCCCACGCACGGGTCCCCGGTGGAGTCGTACAACCTCGAGATCTCGCCCGCCCCGGCGCGTGGCGCCATCTCGAAGACCGGCGTCACCGGCAACTCCGTGGTGTGGGAGGGACTCGAGAACGGCACCGCGTACCAGGTGCGCGTGCAGGCCGTGAACCGGGCGCCGGACCCGTCCGACTGGTCGGGCTGGTCCACCGCGGAGATCCCGGCCGGGAAGCCCGGCGTGCCGGGCACCCCGTCGGTGTCGCGTGCGGACTCCGTCGGCTCGCAGGTGCAGATGACCGTGTCGTGGGGCGCCGCCGACGCCAACGGCGACGCGGTGAAGTCGTACGACCTGAACGTGTATCAGGGCGGTTCGCTCGTCAACACGGTCACCACGACCGCCACCACCCAGAACGTCTCGGTGGCCACGTCGGAGACGGACTACACGTTCTCCGTCACGGCGACCAACAAGGCGGGCACCTCGGATCCGTCGGCGCAGTCCGCGCCGCGTCGAGCCTTCACGCCGCCCGAGGCCCCGCGGCTCACGAACGCCTCCGAGGGCGACGGCCAGATCACGAACATCACCTACACGCCGGGCTCCCTGAACGGCGCCCGCTCCAACGAGGTCACCTACCAGTACCGCCTCAACGGGGGCGGCTGGAACAACCTCGGGGCCTCCGGATCGAGCGTCCCGGCCCCGAACAACGGGACCTACTCGATCGACCTCAGAGCGGTGACGAGCGCCGACGGCTCGACCTACGGCAGCGGCGCGAGCAACGCGATCGGCAACCTCCGTCCCTACGGACCTCCCGGAGCCCCGTCGGTCTCGGGAAACGGCGGGGCACAGTCGGTCAGCTTCAGCTGGACGGCGCCGGGACCGAACGGTCGCGACATCGTGGGCTCCCGCTACCGGATCAACGGCGGCGGCTGGAATGCCGCGGGCCCGAACGGCAACGTGAGCGCGGGCAACGACTACGACCAGTCGTTCACCATCGACGTGCAGGTGCAGGACAGCAACGGCACCTGGAGCGATACCCGATCGGCGAGCGCCAGCACCGATCCGCGGCCGCAGCCGAAGGTGTACATCTCCCGCGGCGGCTCCTGCAGCTCGCAGAGCCCTCCCCCGACCGGATCGAGCGGCGTCAAGAACTGCTACATGATCCGGGTCACGACCGAGGGCTGGACCGGAGGCGGCAACGTCACCTGCTCGTGGGCCTCGTCGGCGGGCGGCTACACGGAGTCGGTCCCGAAGAACGGCAGCAAGCAGACGCTGTGGTGGTCCGAGGACACCCCGGGGACGCAGTACTCGCTCGAGCACCACGCCGGGAACATCCAGTGCGACGGGGTTCAGGCGCAAGCGAGACGCTGA